The following proteins are encoded in a genomic region of Salminus brasiliensis chromosome 25, fSalBra1.hap2, whole genome shotgun sequence:
- the ctu2 gene encoding cytoplasmic tRNA 2-thiolation protein 2 isoform X1, which produces MIVILPSSGLRLRFSPLLHTHFSRVSKTCVKCKENTAVLIIRVGDAFCRSCFKEYFVHKFRAMLGKNRVIFPGEKVLLAVSGGPASSSMLAQVQEGLSREAPKKLRFVPGIIYIDEGGVCGQTAEQREKTTTQLETIFKKTGFPYYMASLEQVFGLPGSVLEPVSGSAQRPGCSYKAAVDQYIQQREGKQKHEEAAVEEAQDALTRLGVHSQHSPEHRVALERLFSSLKTLTAKEDMLQTLRQHLILHTARTNGYSKVMMGDSCTRLAIRLLTNISLGRGAALAADTGFLDARYGDVVVVRPMRDYSAKEISFYNRLFGVQSVFIPGLDTKVPDKASIQRLTESFIIRLQADFPSTVSTIYRTSEKLHTASPPQNTAEPAAKCLLCLCALDTKAEEASAFRATLLSEQLSMRKAQGDPASSNPAGSPGSTCCQEQGCGAGGCCSTSRVPPQSTDLKSLLCYSCRLTIKDMAAVDSLPQYIVSEAEKRQRRAQMKEEISEFLLDEDEDVEQQDC; this is translated from the exons AtgattgtcatattgcccagctctggtCTCAGGTTGAGGTTTTCTCCTCTCCTACATACACACTTTTCCAGGGTCTCTAAGACGTGTGTGAAGTGTAAAGAGAACACGGCTGTGCTGATTATTCGGGTCGGAGACGCCTTCTGCAG GAGCTGCTTCAAGGAATACTTCGTCCACAAGTTCCGAGCCATGTTGGGAAAGAACCGGGTCATCTTTCCCGGAGAGAAG GTGCTGTTGGCTGTTTCTGGTGGGCCGGCGTCTAGCTCCATGCTAGCACAGGTTCAAGAG ggTTTAAGTCGGGAAGCCCCCAAGAAATTGAGATTTGTGCCTGGCATTATCTACATAGATg AGGGGGGAGTCTGTGGTCAGACTGCTGAGCAGAGGGAGAAGACCACCACTCAGTTGGAGACCATCTTTAAGAAGACCGGGTTCCCTTACTACATGGCCTCCCTCGAGCAG GTCTTCGGTCTGCCCGGCTCTGTGCTGGAGCCCGTGTCCGGCAGTGCACAGCGACCAGGCTGCAGCTATAAAGCAGCGGTAGATCAGTATATTCAGCAGAGGGAAGGAAAGCAGAAGCACGAAGAGGCTGCAGTAGAGGAAGCCCAGGACGCACTGACCCGTCTCGGCGTCCACTCACAACACAGCCCCGAGCACAGAGTGGCCCTAGAGAGACTCTTCTCTTCCTTAAAGACTCTGACAGCCAAAGAGGACATGCTGCAGACCCTGAG GCAGCACCTGATTCTGCACACTGCCCGAACCAACGGCTACTCCAAGGTGATGATGGGGGACAGCTGTACGCGCCTGGCCATCAGGCTGCTGACCAACATCTCTCTGGGACGAGGAGCAGCTCTTGCTGCCGATACG GGCTTCTTGGACGCTCGCTATGGAGACGTGGTGGTCGTGCGGCCGATGAGGGATTACTCCGCCAAAGAAATCAGCTTCTACAACAGGCTGTTCGGGGTGCAGTCCGTTTTCATTCCCGGCCTGGACACCAAG GTTCCAGATAAGGCGAGTATCCAGCGACTGACGGAGAGTTTCATCATCAGACTGCAGGCGGATTTCCCCTCCACTGTCAGCACCATCTACAG AACGAGTGAAAAGCTCCACACAGCGAGTCCTCCTCAGAACACCGCTGAACCCGCTGCCAAGTGCCTCCTCTGTCTCTGCGCTCTCGACACCAAAGCAG AGGAAGCCTCCGCCTTCCGTGCCACCCTGCTTTCGGAGCAGCTGTCCATGCGAAAGGCCCAAGGTGACCCTGCCTCCTCAAACCCTGCTGGGTCTCCAGGCTCAACCTGCTGTCAGGAGCAGGGCTGTGGGGCTGGAGGCTGCTGCTCCACATCCAG GGTACCTCCACagtccacagacctgaagagtCTCCTGTGTTATAGTTGCAGGCTTACTATTAAAGACATG GCCGCAGTGGACTCCCTACCGCAGTACATTGTGTCTGAAGCTGAAAAACGGCAGAGAAG AGCCCAGATGAAGGAGGAGATCAGCGAGTTCCTTttggatgaggatgaggatgtaGAACAGCAGGACTGTTGA
- the ctu2 gene encoding cytoplasmic tRNA 2-thiolation protein 2 isoform X2: protein MCEVEEEYRGCLEGRSVPRVSKTCVKCKENTAVLIIRVGDAFCRSCFKEYFVHKFRAMLGKNRVIFPGEKVLLAVSGGPASSSMLAQVQEGLSREAPKKLRFVPGIIYIDEGGVCGQTAEQREKTTTQLETIFKKTGFPYYMASLEQVFGLPGSVLEPVSGSAQRPGCSYKAAVDQYIQQREGKQKHEEAAVEEAQDALTRLGVHSQHSPEHRVALERLFSSLKTLTAKEDMLQTLRQHLILHTARTNGYSKVMMGDSCTRLAIRLLTNISLGRGAALAADTGFLDARYGDVVVVRPMRDYSAKEISFYNRLFGVQSVFIPGLDTKVPDKASIQRLTESFIIRLQADFPSTVSTIYRTSEKLHTASPPQNTAEPAAKCLLCLCALDTKAEEASAFRATLLSEQLSMRKAQGDPASSNPAGSPGSTCCQEQGCGAGGCCSTSRVPPQSTDLKSLLCYSCRLTIKDMAAVDSLPQYIVSEAEKRQRRAQMKEEISEFLLDEDEDVEQQDC from the exons ATGTGTGAGGTTGAGGAAGAGTACAGGGGCTGTTTAGAGGGCAGATCTGTACCGAG GGTCTCTAAGACGTGTGTGAAGTGTAAAGAGAACACGGCTGTGCTGATTATTCGGGTCGGAGACGCCTTCTGCAG GAGCTGCTTCAAGGAATACTTCGTCCACAAGTTCCGAGCCATGTTGGGAAAGAACCGGGTCATCTTTCCCGGAGAGAAG GTGCTGTTGGCTGTTTCTGGTGGGCCGGCGTCTAGCTCCATGCTAGCACAGGTTCAAGAG ggTTTAAGTCGGGAAGCCCCCAAGAAATTGAGATTTGTGCCTGGCATTATCTACATAGATg AGGGGGGAGTCTGTGGTCAGACTGCTGAGCAGAGGGAGAAGACCACCACTCAGTTGGAGACCATCTTTAAGAAGACCGGGTTCCCTTACTACATGGCCTCCCTCGAGCAG GTCTTCGGTCTGCCCGGCTCTGTGCTGGAGCCCGTGTCCGGCAGTGCACAGCGACCAGGCTGCAGCTATAAAGCAGCGGTAGATCAGTATATTCAGCAGAGGGAAGGAAAGCAGAAGCACGAAGAGGCTGCAGTAGAGGAAGCCCAGGACGCACTGACCCGTCTCGGCGTCCACTCACAACACAGCCCCGAGCACAGAGTGGCCCTAGAGAGACTCTTCTCTTCCTTAAAGACTCTGACAGCCAAAGAGGACATGCTGCAGACCCTGAG GCAGCACCTGATTCTGCACACTGCCCGAACCAACGGCTACTCCAAGGTGATGATGGGGGACAGCTGTACGCGCCTGGCCATCAGGCTGCTGACCAACATCTCTCTGGGACGAGGAGCAGCTCTTGCTGCCGATACG GGCTTCTTGGACGCTCGCTATGGAGACGTGGTGGTCGTGCGGCCGATGAGGGATTACTCCGCCAAAGAAATCAGCTTCTACAACAGGCTGTTCGGGGTGCAGTCCGTTTTCATTCCCGGCCTGGACACCAAG GTTCCAGATAAGGCGAGTATCCAGCGACTGACGGAGAGTTTCATCATCAGACTGCAGGCGGATTTCCCCTCCACTGTCAGCACCATCTACAG AACGAGTGAAAAGCTCCACACAGCGAGTCCTCCTCAGAACACCGCTGAACCCGCTGCCAAGTGCCTCCTCTGTCTCTGCGCTCTCGACACCAAAGCAG AGGAAGCCTCCGCCTTCCGTGCCACCCTGCTTTCGGAGCAGCTGTCCATGCGAAAGGCCCAAGGTGACCCTGCCTCCTCAAACCCTGCTGGGTCTCCAGGCTCAACCTGCTGTCAGGAGCAGGGCTGTGGGGCTGGAGGCTGCTGCTCCACATCCAG GGTACCTCCACagtccacagacctgaagagtCTCCTGTGTTATAGTTGCAGGCTTACTATTAAAGACATG GCCGCAGTGGACTCCCTACCGCAGTACATTGTGTCTGAAGCTGAAAAACGGCAGAGAAG AGCCCAGATGAAGGAGGAGATCAGCGAGTTCCTTttggatgaggatgaggatgtaGAACAGCAGGACTGTTGA